From a region of the Tachysurus fulvidraco isolate hzauxx_2018 chromosome 5, HZAU_PFXX_2.0, whole genome shotgun sequence genome:
- the scn8ab gene encoding sodium channel, voltage gated, type VIII, alpha subunit b isoform X8, which translates to MSRHNSRSSIFSFKGRPRDVGSENEFADDEHSTVEESEDRRGSLFIPYRRNSYSGYSQGSSRINPLAPHTGCKRNSTVDCNGVVSLIGPGPGRLLPEVKIDKAASDDSTTEVDMKRKHSGSLMVSVDQLNTSFGRKERANSVMTVITNTLVEELEESQRKCPPCWYKFANTFLIWECCPLWLKIKEIVNLIVMDPFVDLAITICIVLNTVFMAMEHYPMTEEFAGVLSVGNLVFTGIFTAEMFAKLIAMDPYYYFQEGWNIFDGFIVSLSLVELGLADVEGLSVLRSFRLLRVFKLAKSWPTLNMLIKIIGNSVGALGNLTLVLAIIVFIFAVVGMQLFGKSYKDCVCKIASDCVMPRWHMHDFFHSFLIVFRVLCGEWIETMWDCMEVAGQSMCLIVFMMVMVIGNLVVLNLFLALLLSSFSADNLAATDDDGEMNNLQISVIRIKKGIAWFKIHMRLLVAHVLKKSPLEDEDKPLDDMYEKKLNIIGNHTGVDIKCGDLDFAKNGNGTTSGIGSSVGKYMIDEDRMSFIHNPNLTVRVPIAVGESDFENLNTEDFSSESDVENSKDLDDTSSSEGSTIDIKPEEEEAGAVEVVEEYLDPEACWTDACVARYKCCDVSITEGWGKHWWYLRKTCYLIVEHNWFETLIIFMILLSSGALAFEDVYIEQRKTVQIILEYADRVFTYIFILEMLLKWVAYGFVKYFTNAWCWLDFFIVDVSIVSLIANALGYSDLGPIKSLRTLRALRPLRALSRFEGMRVVVNALVGAIPSIMNVLLVCLIFWLIFSIMGVNLFAGKYYYCFNTTEEAYFETTDVNNKTECFALINSNHSEVRWKNVKINFDNVGAGYLALLQVATFKGWMDIMYAAVDSRKVEDQPKYEDNLYMYIYFVIFIIFGSFFTLNLFIGVIIDNFNQQKKKFGGQDIFMTEEQKKYYNAMKKLGSKKPQKPIPRPQNNIQGMVFDFVTQQAFDISIMILICLNMVTMMVETDDQSPETENILYWVNFVFIVVFTGEFVLKLFALRHYYFTNGWNIFDCVVVILSIVGMFLADLIEKYFVSPTLFRVIRLARIGRILRLIKGAKGIRTLLFALMMSLPALFNIGLLLFLVMFIFSIFGMSNFAYVKREIGIDDMYNFETFGNSMIILFMITTSAGWDGLLAPILNYPPDCNPDKENPGTTVKGDCGNPSVGIFFFVMYIIVSFLIVVNMYIAIILENFSVATEESADPLCEDDFESFYEIWEKFDPDASQFITFAKLPDFADTLEHPLRVPKPNIIELIAMDLPMVSGDRIHCLDILFAFTKRVLGDSGDLDMMRQQMEERFVAANPSKVSYEPITTTLRRKQEEVSAIVIQRAYRGHLKRRGFVCKRRPANNKLENGGTNQDKKEDTPSTASLPSYDSVTKPEKEKQDDNNEGKGRKEKGRNQKDVRESKC; encoded by the exons ATGTCCCGCCATAACAGCCGCAGCTCCATCTTCAGCTTTAAGGGTCGTCCGCGGGACGTCGGCTCAGAGAACGAGTTTGCGGATGACGAGCACAGCACGGTGGAAGAGAGCGAAGACCGCCGAGGTTCCCTCTTCATCCCATACCGCCGCAACAGCTACAGCGGTTACAGCCAGGGCTCATCACGCATCAACCCTCTTGCGCCACACACGGGCTGCAAGAGGAACAGCACGGTCGACTGCAATGGCGTGGTGTCTCTGATCGGGCCCGGGCCCGGACGCCTTCTGCCTGAGGTGAAAATAGATAAAGCAGCTTCTGACGACAGT ACGACTGAGGTGGATATGAAGAGGAAACACTCGGGATCTCTCATGGTGTCTGTGGATCAGCTGAACACGTCGTTCGGGCGTAAAGAGAGAGCCAACAGCGTGATGACTGTTATCACTAACACCCTGGTGGAAG AGCTGGAGGAGTCTCAGAGAAAGTGTCCTCCATGCTGGTACAAGTTTGCCAACACGTTTCTAATCTGGGAATGTTGTCCTCTCTGGCTGAAAATTAAGGAGATTGTCAATCTGATAGTCATGGACCCCTTTGTGGATTTGGCCATTACTATATGTATCGTGCTGAACACTGTGTTCATGGCCATGGAGCACTATCCCATGACCGAGGAGTTTGCGGGGGTTCTAAGTGTAGGAAATCTG GTTTTCACGGGTATTTTCACAGCTGAGATGTTTGCAAAGCTGATAGCGATGGACCCGTATTACTACTTCCAGGAAGGCTGGAACATATTTGATGGCTTTATTGTGAGCCTGAGTCTGGTGGAGTTGGGGCTTGCTGATGTTGAGGGGCTGTCAGTGCTGAGATCCTTCAGATTG CTGAGGGTCTTCAAACTGGCTAAGTCATGGCCCACCCTGAACATGCTGATCAAGATCATCGGGAACTCAGTGGGTGCTCTGGGAAACCTGACCCTGGTGCTGGCCATCATCGTCTTCATCTTTGCTGTGGTGGGCATGCAGCTGTTTGGGAAGAGTTACaaggactgtgtgtgtaaaatcgcCTCAGATTGTGTAATGCCACGCTGGCACATGCACGACTTTTTCCACTCGTTCCTGATTGTGTTCCGCGTGCTGTGTGGAGAATGGATCGAGACCATGTGGGACTGTATGGAGGTGGCGGGACAGAGCATGTGCCTCATTGTCTTCATGATGGTCATGGTCATCGGAAACTTAGTG GTTCTGAATCTGTTCCTGGCTCTGCTGCTCAGCTCGTTCAGTGCTGATAATCTGGCTGCCACGGATGATGATGGGGAGATGAACAACCTACAGATCTCCGTGATCCGGATTAAAAAGGGCATCGCCTGGTTCAAGATCCACATGCGGCTGCTGGTGGCTCACGTTCTGAAGAAGTCGCCTTTGGAAGACGAGGACAAGCCTTTGGATGACATGTATGAGAAAAAACTGAACATCATTGGCAACCACACAGGAGTGGACATCAAATGCGGTGATCTCGACTTCGCCAAGAACGGTAACGGCACCACCAGCGGCATCGGCAGCAGTGTGGGCAAGTACATGATCGATGAGGACCGCATGTCCTTCATCCACAATCCAAACCTGACCGTGCGCGTCCCCATCGCCGTCGGGGAGTCGGACTTTGAGAACCTGAACACGGAGGACTTCAGCAGCGAATCGGATGTGGAGAACAGCAAAGAT cTGGACGACACGAGCTCATCAGAGGGCAGCACTATAGACATAAAGCCGGAGGAGGAAGAGGCGGGGgcggtggaggtggtggaggagtATCTGGACCCGGAGGCATGCTGGACAGACG cctgTGTGGCACGCTATAAGTGCTGTGATGTGTCCATCACCGAGGGTTGGGGGAAACACTGGTGGTACCTGAGAAAAACCTGCTACCTCATTGTAGAGCACAACTGGTTTGAGACACTCATCATCTTCATGATCCTACTAAGCTCTGGGGCTCTg GCGTTTGAGGACGTGTATATAGAACAGAGGAAAACGGTTCAGATCATCCTGGAATACGCAGATCGCGTCTTCACCTACATCTTCATCCTGGAAATGCTGCTGAAATGGGTCGCCTACGGATTCGTCAAATATTTCACAAATGCCTGGTGCTGGCTCGACTTCTTCATCGTAGAC GTGTCTATAGTCAGCCTTATAGCTAATGCGCTGGGGTACTCAGACTTGGGCCCCATTAAGTCCCTGAGGACTTTGCGGGCCCTCAGGCCCCTGAGAGCTTTGTCCCGGTTTGAGGGAATGAGG GTTGTGGTGAACGCTCTGGTGGGGGCCATCCCATCCATCATGAACGTGCTGTTGGTGTGTCTGATCTTCTGGCTCATCTTCAGTATTATGGGGGTGAACCTGTTTGCTGGAAAGTATTACTACTGCTTTAATACGACGGAAGAGGCGTATTTCGAGACCACGGACGTCAACAACAAGACGGAATGTTTTGCACTCATCAATTCCAATCACAGTGAGGTTCGCTGGAAAAACGTCAAGATCAACTTTGATAACGTGGGCGCTGGATATCTGGCACTCCTACAAGTG GCCACATTTAAAGGTTGGATGGACATCATGTACGCAGCTGTGGATTCCAGAAAG GTTGAAGATCAGCCGAAGTATGAAGACAAtctgtacatgtacatttattttgtcatcttcatcatctttgGCTCGTTCTTTACACTTAACCTCTTCATCGGTGTCATCATCGACAACTTCAACCAGCAGAAGAAAAAG TTTGGAGGTCAGGATATTTTCAtgacagaagaacagaagaaataCTATAATGCTATGAAAAAACTGGGTTCGAAGAAGCCACAGAAGCCCATCCCCAGACCACAG AACAACATCCAGGGGATGGTGTTTGACTTCGTCACTCAACAAGCCTTTGACATCTCCATCATGATACTCATCTGTCTCAACATGGTCACGATGATGGTGGAGACAGATGACCAGTCACCAGAGACAGAGAACATTCTGTACTGGGTCAACTTTGTCTTCATCGTTGTCTTCACTGGAGAGTTTGTGCTGAAGCTCTTTGCACTACGACATTACTACTTCACCAACGGCTGGAACATCTTTGACTGTGTGGTGGTAATTCTGTCTATTGTGG GTATGTTCCTGGCAGACCTGATCGAGAAGTACTTTGTGTCACCCACTCTGTTCAGGGTGATCCGTCTGGCTCGAATCGGTCGTATCCTGCGTTTAATCAAAGGAGCCAAGGGGATCCGGACCTTACTGTTTGCCTtaatgatgtcacttcctgccCTGTTTAACATTGGCTTGCTGCTTTTCCTGGTCATGTTCATCTTCTCCATATTTGGTATGTCCAACTTTGCTTATGTGAAGCGGGAGATCGGCATCGACGACATGTACAACTTTGAGACGTTTGGAAACAGCATGATCATCTTGTTCATGATCACCACATCCGCAGGGTGGGATGGTTTGCTTGCTCCCATCCTCAACTACCCACCTGATTGCAACCCTGATAAGGAGAACCCAGGAACCACAGTGAAGGGTGACTGTGGCAACCCTTCTGTGGGAATCTTCTTCTTTGTCATGTACATCATTGTGTCTTTCCTGATTGTTGTAAACATGTACATTGCCATTATTTTGGAGAACTTTAGTGTTGCAACAGAAGAAAGTGCTGATCCATTGTGCGAGGATGACTTCGAGTCCTTCTATGAGATCTGGGAGAAATTTGACCCGGATGCCTCACAGTTTATTACCTTTGCCAAGCTCCCAGATTTTGCGGATACACTGGAACATCCTCTACGTGTTCCTAAGCCCAATATAATCGAACTTATTGCCATGGATCTACCCATGGTGAGTGGCGACCGTATCCACTGCTTGGACATCCTTTTTGCTTTTACCAAGCGTGTCCTGGGCGACAGTGGAGATCTGGACATGATGCGTCAGCAGATGGAGGAGCGCTTTGTGGCAGCAAACCCTTCCAAAGTGTCCTACGAGCCCATTACCACCACGTTACGCCGAAAGCAAGAGGAGGTGTCAGCCATTGTGATCCAGAGGGCGTACCGCGGCCACCTCAAACGGCGGGGTTTTGTCTGCAAACGCCGGCCTGCCAACAACAAGCTGGAAAACGGAGGGACAAATCAGGATAAGAAGGAGGACACCCCCTCTACTGCGTCCCTGCCATCCTACGACAGCGTAACCAAGCCTGAGAAGGAGAAGCAAGACGACAACAACGAGGGAAAGGGGCGTAAGGAGAAGGGCCGAAACCAAAAAGACGTCAGGGAATCTAAGTGTTAA